The Bacteroides acidifaciens genome includes a region encoding these proteins:
- the ffh gene encoding signal recognition particle protein produces the protein MFDNLSERLERSFKILKGEGKITEINVAETLKDVRKALLDADVNYKVAKNFTDMVKEKALGQNVLTAVKPSQLMVKIVHDELTQLMGGETAEINIDSRPAVILMSGLQGSGKTTFSGKLARMLKTKKNRKPLLVACDVYRPAAIEQLRVLAEQIEVPMYCELDSKNPVEIAQHAIQEAKAKGYDLVIVDTAGRLAVDEQMMNEIAAIKEAINPNEILFVVDSMTGQDAVNTAKEFNERLDFNGVVLTKLDGDTRGGAALSIRSVVNKPIKFVGTGEKLEAIDQFHPARMADRILGMGDIVSLVERAQEQYDEEEAKRLQKKIAKNQFDFNDFLSQIAQIKKMGNLKDLASMIPGVGKAIKDIDIDDNAFKSIEAIIYSMTPAERSNPEILNGSRRTRIAKGSGTTIQEVNRLLKQFDQTRKMMKMVTGSKMGKMMPKMKR, from the coding sequence ATGTTCGATAATTTAAGTGAAAGACTGGAACGGTCATTCAAGATTCTGAAAGGTGAAGGCAAAATCACCGAAATCAACGTAGCGGAGACGCTGAAAGACGTACGCAAGGCACTTCTTGATGCCGACGTAAACTACAAGGTAGCAAAGAATTTCACTGATATGGTGAAAGAGAAAGCACTTGGCCAGAACGTACTTACGGCTGTGAAGCCGAGCCAGTTGATGGTGAAGATTGTGCACGACGAACTTACCCAGTTGATGGGTGGAGAGACGGCCGAAATCAATATCGACTCCCGTCCGGCAGTTATCCTGATGTCAGGTTTGCAGGGTTCGGGTAAGACTACCTTCTCCGGCAAGCTGGCACGCATGCTGAAAACCAAGAAGAACCGTAAGCCGTTGCTGGTAGCTTGTGACGTTTACCGTCCGGCAGCTATCGAACAGTTGCGTGTGTTGGCAGAACAAATCGAAGTTCCGATGTACTGCGAACTGGATAGCAAGAATCCGGTAGAAATCGCGCAACACGCCATTCAGGAAGCCAAAGCCAAAGGATATGACCTCGTCATCGTCGATACCGCCGGACGTCTGGCAGTAGACGAACAGATGATGAACGAAATCGCCGCTATCAAAGAAGCCATCAACCCGAACGAAATCCTGTTCGTGGTAGACTCCATGACTGGTCAGGATGCCGTAAACACAGCGAAGGAATTTAACGAACGTCTGGACTTCAACGGCGTGGTACTGACCAAACTCGACGGTGACACCCGTGGTGGTGCGGCCCTTTCTATCCGTTCGGTAGTGAACAAGCCAATCAAGTTTGTAGGTACTGGAGAAAAGTTGGAAGCAATCGATCAGTTCCACCCTGCCCGTATGGCAGACCGTATCCTCGGCATGGGTGACATCGTTTCATTGGTAGAACGTGCACAGGAGCAATATGACGAAGAAGAAGCCAAACGCTTGCAGAAGAAGATTGCCAAGAACCAGTTCGACTTCAACGACTTCCTCAGCCAGATTGCCCAAATCAAGAAGATGGGTAACTTGAAAGACCTTGCTTCCATGATTCCGGGAGTAGGCAAAGCAATCAAGGACATTGATATTGACGACAACGCTTTCAAGAGCATCGAAGCCATTATCTATTCCATGACCCCGGCAGAACGTTCCAACCCGGAAATTCTGAACGGCTCACGCCGCACACGCATCGCCAAAGGTAGCGGAACAACAATTCAGGAAGTAAACCGCTTGCTGAAACAATTTGACCAGACCCGTAAAATGATGAAGATGGTGACTGGCAGCAAAATGGGCAAGATGATGCCGAAAATGAAGAGATAA
- a CDS encoding CapA family protein — MRHTLFLIIMLLSLSCTSRSQARRDSINTTSADSLSAIDSIIPADTLRLLFVGDLMQHQGQINAARTAKGYDYSTCFEYVKEEISKADLAIANLEVTLGGKPYKGYPAFSAPDEFLTAIHDAGFNVLVTANNHSLDRGRPGLERTIQLIDTLKIPHAGTYINSEAREKEYPLLLEKNGFRIALLNYTYGTNGIPVTPPNIVNYIDTAIIAKDIEAGKALNPDAIIACMHWGIEYQSLPDKEQKFLADWLLRKGIDHVIGSHPHVVQPIEVRTDSLTNDKHLVVYSLGNFISNMSARRTDGGLMVRMELVKDSTTRLNNCEYSLVWTARPMQSGKKNHQLLPVNLPADSIPLQARNSLKIFTNDARTLFSKHNRGIKEYTFYEKK, encoded by the coding sequence ATGAGGCACACACTGTTTCTGATAATCATGCTTCTCTCCCTGTCCTGCACCTCACGGTCGCAGGCAAGGAGAGATTCTATTAATACTACCTCAGCGGACAGCCTTTCCGCCATTGACAGTATTATACCTGCCGATACGCTCCGACTCCTTTTCGTAGGAGACTTAATGCAACATCAAGGACAAATCAATGCCGCACGGACTGCAAAAGGCTATGATTATTCCACTTGTTTTGAATATGTCAAGGAAGAGATAAGTAAAGCCGACCTTGCCATCGCCAACCTGGAAGTCACGTTAGGCGGAAAACCTTATAAAGGGTATCCGGCTTTCAGTGCACCGGACGAGTTTCTGACTGCCATCCATGATGCCGGATTCAATGTCCTCGTGACTGCCAACAACCACAGCCTCGACCGCGGCAGGCCCGGATTGGAACGTACCATCCAACTAATCGACACATTGAAGATTCCTCATGCCGGAACGTATATCAACTCCGAAGCACGCGAAAAAGAATACCCTCTCCTATTAGAGAAAAACGGATTCCGTATCGCCCTGCTCAATTACACGTATGGTACAAACGGAATCCCCGTCACCCCGCCCAACATCGTGAACTATATCGACACGGCGATTATCGCAAAAGATATAGAAGCTGGCAAAGCCCTGAATCCGGACGCAATCATCGCCTGCATGCATTGGGGGATAGAATATCAATCCTTGCCGGACAAAGAACAGAAGTTCCTCGCCGATTGGCTGCTCCGAAAAGGTATCGACCACGTAATCGGTTCGCATCCGCACGTCGTACAACCCATCGAAGTCCGTACGGACAGCCTGACAAACGACAAGCATCTTGTTGTCTATTCACTAGGGAATTTTATCTCCAATATGTCTGCTCGTCGCACGGATGGCGGACTTATGGTAAGGATGGAATTAGTAAAAGATAGTACCACACGTCTCAATAATTGCGAGTACAGTTTGGTATGGACAGCCCGCCCGATGCAATCGGGAAAAAAAAATCATCAATTACTCCCCGTCAACCTACCGGCTGATTCAATTCCGTTACAAGCACGTAACTCTCTGAAAATCTTCACGAATGATGCGCGAACCCTTTTCAGTAAGCACAATCGGGGAATAAAAGAATATACTTTTTACGAAAAAAAGTAG
- a CDS encoding phage integrase SAM-like domain-containing protein, protein MLTIKAEVLKSKQKVDKTYNVKIRLTYNREVKRLATHIFVRAEDLTKDFKLKNPKYIKEADRLVRYYEELCMGLPLEASNLTLSDVLDYIQKEKEKNTPIDFIQFCKDWLTTTEVKGKRNYQTALNAFIAFLGKDKLNTNQVTKLLMMEFMEYLHKKRAKQVAELQKKGKRIPSNRMVSLYTSSIRHLFNEAKKKYNDYDRNLIRIPNSPFENLVIPKQEATRKRALSAELIKKIWELPYIINANGRERLCPFNLAKDCFILSFCLIGMNSADLYNCSELEDGSITYYRTKTTDRRLDKAKMKVDVLPVLLPLMKKYEDYTQKKVFCFYHLYSTFKNFNRAINLGLKQIGKILKVDDLEYYAARHSWATLAVNKVGIDKYTVHAALNHIDEAMKVTDIYIERDFKIENEANKKVVEYVFGSYSELPSPEVK, encoded by the coding sequence ATATTGACTATCAAAGCTGAAGTCTTAAAATCTAAGCAAAAAGTTGATAAAACTTATAACGTAAAGATTAGGCTAACCTACAACAGAGAGGTTAAGAGGTTGGCTACTCATATCTTTGTAAGAGCAGAAGACCTGACTAAGGACTTCAAGTTAAAGAACCCTAAGTACATCAAGGAAGCTGACAGATTGGTCAGATACTATGAAGAGTTATGTATGGGGCTTCCATTGGAGGCTTCCAATTTAACCTTAAGTGATGTACTTGATTATATCCAGAAAGAGAAGGAAAAGAATACTCCTATTGACTTTATCCAGTTCTGCAAAGACTGGTTAACAACTACAGAGGTCAAAGGTAAGAGGAATTATCAAACTGCCCTCAATGCCTTCATTGCCTTCTTAGGAAAGGACAAATTAAATACTAACCAAGTTACCAAGTTGTTAATGATGGAGTTCATGGAATACCTTCACAAGAAAAGGGCTAAACAAGTAGCAGAACTTCAGAAGAAAGGAAAGAGAATACCCTCTAACAGAATGGTATCACTGTACACTAGTAGCATCAGACATCTATTCAATGAAGCTAAGAAGAAGTACAATGATTATGACAGGAATCTCATTAGGATACCTAACTCACCTTTTGAGAACTTGGTGATACCAAAGCAGGAAGCAACTAGGAAGAGAGCATTATCAGCAGAGTTAATTAAGAAGATATGGGAATTACCCTATATCATTAATGCTAATGGCAGGGAAAGGTTATGCCCCTTTAACCTAGCTAAGGATTGCTTTATCCTTTCTTTCTGTCTTATAGGGATGAACTCTGCTGATTTGTATAACTGTAGTGAACTGGAAGATGGTTCAATTACCTATTACAGGACTAAGACTACAGACAGAAGACTTGATAAAGCTAAGATGAAAGTAGATGTTCTTCCTGTCTTACTACCTTTAATGAAGAAATATGAAGATTACACCCAGAAGAAGGTGTTCTGCTTCTATCATCTCTATTCTACTTTCAAGAACTTCAACAGAGCCATCAATCTTGGGTTAAAGCAAATTGGCAAAATACTGAAAGTGGATGATTTGGAATACTATGCTGCAAGGCACTCATGGGCTACATTAGCTGTTAATAAAGTAGGTATAGATAAGTATACAGTTCATGCTGCCTTAAATCATATTGATGAAGCTATGAAAGTCACTGACATCTATATTGAAAGAGACTTCAAGATAGAGAATGAAGCTAACAAGAAGGTGGTTGAGTATGTATTTGGTAGTTATAGTGAGCTGCCTAGTCCAGAAGTGAAGTAA
- a CDS encoding MATE family efflux transporter produces the protein MYTNKQIWSVSYPILLSLLAQNVINVTDTAFLGHVSEVALGASAMGGLFYICVFTIAFGFSTGSQIVIARRNGEGRYTDVGPVMIQGVMFLFAMALILFGFTKAFGGNIMRLLVSSESIYEGTMEFLDWRIYGFFFSFVNVMFRALYIGITRTKVLTINAVVMALTNVVLDYALIFGKFGLPEMGIKGAAIASVLAETSSILFFLIYTYVTIDLKKYGLNRLRSFDPALLMRILSISCFTMLQYFLSMATWFVFFVAVERLGQRELAIANIVRSIYVVLLIPVNSLATTTNSLVSNAIGAGGIKHVMPLINKIARFSFFIMLGLVAVTALFPQLLLSVYTSEAALITESVPSVHVICIAMLIASVANVVFNGISGTGNTQAALLLETITIVIYGSYIIFIGMWLKAPIEICFTIEIVYYTLLLITSYIYLKKAKWQNKKI, from the coding sequence ATGTATACCAACAAACAGATTTGGAGTGTCAGTTACCCGATACTGCTGAGCTTGCTGGCACAAAATGTTATCAACGTCACCGACACGGCATTCCTCGGACACGTGAGTGAGGTAGCACTCGGAGCTTCTGCCATGGGCGGGCTATTCTACATATGTGTATTCACCATAGCATTCGGGTTCAGCACCGGTTCGCAGATAGTCATCGCAAGGCGCAATGGCGAGGGACGCTATACGGATGTAGGCCCGGTCATGATCCAAGGCGTCATGTTCCTGTTTGCCATGGCACTGATACTGTTCGGCTTTACCAAAGCGTTCGGTGGAAACATCATGCGGTTGCTCGTATCTTCAGAGTCCATCTACGAAGGGACGATGGAGTTTCTCGACTGGCGCATCTACGGATTTTTCTTCTCTTTCGTCAATGTCATGTTCCGGGCATTATACATTGGCATCACACGCACCAAAGTGCTTACCATCAACGCAGTAGTCATGGCATTGACCAATGTCGTGCTGGACTACGCATTAATTTTCGGAAAATTCGGCCTGCCGGAAATGGGCATTAAGGGAGCCGCCATCGCATCCGTACTGGCAGAAACCTCTTCGATTCTCTTTTTCCTTATCTACACATACGTCACTATCGACTTAAAAAAATACGGATTGAACCGCCTGCGTTCGTTCGATCCTGCATTGTTGATGCGGATTCTCAGCATCTCCTGTTTCACCATGCTCCAATACTTCCTGTCGATGGCCACCTGGTTCGTCTTCTTTGTAGCCGTAGAGCGGCTGGGACAGCGGGAACTTGCCATCGCCAACATCGTCCGGAGTATCTACGTCGTATTGTTGATTCCCGTCAACTCGCTGGCGACCACTACAAACAGCCTTGTCAGCAACGCCATCGGTGCTGGCGGTATCAAGCATGTGATGCCGCTCATCAACAAAATTGCTAGGTTCTCGTTCTTCATTATGCTGGGGCTCGTAGCGGTCACGGCACTGTTTCCACAGCTTCTTCTGTCTGTCTATACCAGCGAAGCCGCGCTTATCACAGAGTCCGTCCCATCAGTCCACGTGATTTGCATCGCCATGCTCATCGCGTCGGTAGCCAATGTCGTGTTCAACGGCATCTCCGGCACGGGAAATACGCAGGCCGCCCTATTGCTCGAAACAATTACAATCGTCATCTACGGCTCATACATCATATTCATCGGAATGTGGCTGAAAGCACCGATTGAAATCTGCTTTACGATTGAGATAGTGTACTATACCTTGCTATTGATAACAAGCTATATTTATCTCAAAAAAGCAAAATGGCAGAATAAAAAGATATAA
- a CDS encoding DUF3871 family protein, giving the protein MEIMQLQPVRANLIYPNRINKEGSHVQIVEPMEVINTGIMSTNPVEADSISTRESNKLPFIEANTKEVTMQYLKEECITPVFSKDNEVTISHSSFIETVWEAANKVFSNERIEEPAIRVSHVIKGRIPEAIHKPVNQLLESDKTIYFERMMFCFEIPTIYEDIAGNRLNLTIGGVRAYNHMNLYSKKSAEKFKVFIGFKNLVCCNMCVSTDGYRSELKVMSTTELFNAVVRLFQEYNIAQHLYYMSAYKDSYMRESQFAQFLGRCRLYQFLPVDQKKKLPQMLMTDTQIGLVAKAYYNDDNFSTLLDSREISMWNVYNLLTGANKSSYIDNFLDRSLNATQLAEGLNKALYGENEYSWFIN; this is encoded by the coding sequence ATGGAAATAATGCAGTTGCAGCCAGTCAGAGCTAATCTGATATACCCTAATAGAATCAACAAAGAAGGCTCTCATGTTCAAATAGTTGAGCCAATGGAAGTCATCAACACAGGTATTATGTCAACAAATCCTGTAGAAGCTGATTCCATAAGCACCAGAGAAAGTAATAAGTTACCTTTTATTGAAGCTAATACAAAGGAAGTAACCATGCAGTACCTCAAAGAGGAATGTATTACACCTGTGTTTTCTAAGGACAATGAGGTTACTATATCACACTCCAGTTTCATTGAAACTGTATGGGAAGCAGCTAATAAAGTCTTCTCCAATGAGAGAATAGAAGAACCTGCCATTAGGGTAAGCCATGTTATCAAAGGCAGAATACCGGAAGCTATTCATAAGCCAGTAAATCAGCTACTGGAATCTGATAAAACCATCTACTTTGAGAGAATGATGTTCTGTTTTGAGATACCTACCATATATGAGGATATTGCAGGTAACAGACTGAATTTAACCATAGGTGGAGTAAGAGCTTATAATCACATGAATCTGTACAGCAAGAAGAGTGCAGAGAAGTTCAAGGTGTTCATTGGCTTCAAAAACTTAGTCTGCTGTAACATGTGTGTATCAACAGATGGTTACAGGTCAGAATTAAAGGTTATGAGTACAACTGAACTATTCAATGCAGTGGTGAGGCTGTTCCAAGAGTACAATATAGCCCAACACTTGTATTATATGTCAGCTTATAAGGATAGCTATATGAGAGAGTCCCAATTTGCACAATTCTTAGGTAGATGCAGATTATATCAATTCTTACCTGTAGACCAGAAGAAGAAGTTACCACAGATGCTAATGACTGATACCCAGATAGGATTAGTTGCCAAAGCATATTATAATGATGATAACTTTAGCACCCTTTTGGACAGCAGGGAAATTAGCATGTGGAATGTGTACAACTTACTAACTGGAGCTAATAAAAGTAGCTACATTGACAACTTCTTGGACAGGTCACTTAATGCCACTCAATTGGCTGAAGGACTTAATAAGGCTTTATATGGTGAGAATGAATATAGTTGGTTCATTAATTAG
- a CDS encoding AAA family ATPase, with amino-acid sequence MLNLRVSSKKQAKIKLALQGCAGSGKTYSALLLAYGLCNDWTKIAIIDSENGSADLYAHLGAYNVLSLSDNFTPETYIQAIEICEGAGMEVIIIDSISQCWDNLLEYHAGLQGNSFTNWQKVTPRINAFMQKILQSNRHIICTMRCKQDYVLSEKNGKMIPEKVGLKAVMRDGIDYEFTIVFDINMKHQTIASKDRTNLFIGKPDFTITPATGQIILDWCNDGVNLEMIRSKINSSKTIEELTAIYHAYPEWYQQLTSEFMQKKAALQVQKNQPTINYTPNYIRYGNNAVAASQS; translated from the coding sequence ATGTTGAATTTAAGAGTTTCATCCAAGAAGCAGGCTAAAATAAAGCTTGCTTTACAAGGCTGTGCAGGTTCAGGTAAGACCTATTCTGCATTGCTTTTAGCTTATGGTTTATGTAATGACTGGACTAAGATAGCCATTATTGACAGTGAGAATGGAAGTGCTGACCTTTATGCTCACTTAGGTGCTTATAATGTATTAAGTCTAAGTGATAACTTTACACCTGAAACTTATATACAAGCTATTGAAATATGTGAAGGTGCAGGTATGGAAGTTATCATAATTGATAGCATCTCACAGTGTTGGGATAACTTGCTTGAATACCATGCAGGATTACAAGGTAACAGCTTCACTAATTGGCAGAAGGTGACACCCAGAATCAATGCTTTCATGCAGAAAATTCTACAATCCAATAGGCATATTATATGCACTATGAGATGCAAACAGGACTATGTTCTAAGTGAGAAGAATGGCAAGATGATACCAGAGAAAGTAGGGCTTAAAGCAGTCATGAGAGATGGTATAGATTATGAATTTACCATAGTATTTGATATTAATATGAAGCACCAGACTATTGCATCTAAAGATAGGACAAACCTGTTCATAGGTAAGCCTGATTTTACCATTACACCTGCTACAGGTCAGATAATACTTGATTGGTGTAATGATGGTGTCAATTTGGAGATGATAAGGAGCAAGATTAACAGCAGTAAAACCATTGAAGAACTGACTGCCATCTATCATGCTTATCCTGAATGGTATCAGCAGTTAACATCAGAATTCATGCAGAAGAAAGCAGCACTTCAGGTACAAAAGAATCAACCAACTATTAACTATACCCCTAATTACATTAGATATGGAAATAATGCAGTTGCAGCCAGTCAGAGCTAA
- a CDS encoding DEAD/DEAH box helicase, which translates to MSIEDELAKEIAGLDSSFIDELYNLQIPDEKTNLSEVITLGTTPVSEEHSKEVKSSIVENQLEETVPNTYGDLHDAPVEYIEILSSGKVGETKTIPQDTVITSLDNLLFGRAPEVIREEVGDSFWNLANFIDKMPHGIIDKKIPGIGATTLEINSKRNSIIVFPTKALAYGKHSKHPNTLYVGSEIKGEKEKVTNQQIEEYLAKDGYKKLLVVADSLGRLLGIIGKENYKDYFLMVDEIDVLQTDNNFRPQLENVIDYYLMFPLKNRCMVTATMKEFSNPHLKTECRFPITWKYNTHRNIDLLHTDNVTQAVIEKVISHPTEKVFIAYNSILQIRNIISSLDEETRKECAILCSEASIKEAGEYFAPKLGDNNTLPARINFATYCYFTGIDIEDSYHLITVSDVRRSHSMLTLDRMTQIHGRCRKDNGILSETIIYNTLGYVSVMESMEKYTATLLNKAQKVLKVLESADTISQGDYTLTDLFAIIKEAIREKAQERIAGNELINLTRKDIYGKNVPAYLNIDYIIERTDLYASYFMPETLKEVLGKQVNIISYKSLPYGVSPEQNSIEKTNKDAQNKLTDSYIQEAIDNIKVLSTTGQLNDNTLYLYIRQSRSRTKIFLERFIKLYKYVDLDSLLHQLWEIRTSNNIAYKNLNNAVMYWALDEEHPFKVAIRRSFTLNKSYSASEIQEILAPIVQYHLHKVLKPRKYVALLKSIYATDRTSGNKYTIRGENPRGFKEHTGRIATKENNLLKLFML; encoded by the coding sequence ATGAGCATAGAAGATGAACTGGCAAAGGAAATAGCAGGACTTGATAGTAGCTTCATAGATGAGTTATACAATCTCCAGATTCCTGATGAGAAGACCAACCTGTCAGAAGTTATAACATTAGGCACTACTCCTGTATCAGAAGAGCACTCTAAAGAGGTTAAATCTTCCATAGTTGAAAACCAATTAGAAGAGACAGTACCTAATACTTATGGTGACTTACATGATGCACCTGTAGAGTACATTGAGATATTATCCTCTGGGAAAGTAGGAGAAACTAAAACCATACCTCAAGATACAGTAATAACTAGTTTGGATAACTTGCTATTTGGCAGAGCACCAGAAGTAATAAGAGAAGAAGTTGGTGACTCCTTCTGGAATCTGGCTAACTTCATAGATAAGATGCCTCATGGTATTATAGACAAGAAGATACCCGGCATTGGAGCTACTACCCTTGAGATAAACTCAAAGAGAAATTCAATCATAGTCTTTCCTACTAAGGCTCTGGCTTATGGTAAACACTCAAAGCATCCTAATACATTATATGTAGGTAGTGAGATTAAAGGTGAAAAGGAAAAGGTAACTAATCAGCAGATTGAGGAATACCTAGCAAAAGATGGATACAAGAAACTTCTAGTAGTTGCAGACAGTCTAGGTAGACTATTAGGTATCATAGGAAAAGAGAACTACAAAGACTATTTCCTTATGGTTGATGAGATTGATGTTCTCCAGACTGACAACAACTTCAGACCCCAATTGGAGAATGTGATTGACTACTACCTTATGTTCCCATTAAAGAACAGATGTATGGTAACAGCTACTATGAAGGAATTCAGCAATCCACACTTAAAGACTGAATGTAGATTTCCTATAACATGGAAATACAATACCCATAGAAATATAGACTTACTACATACAGATAATGTCACACAGGCTGTCATAGAAAAGGTTATCTCCCATCCTACAGAGAAGGTGTTCATTGCCTATAACTCCATACTCCAGATAAGAAACATTATATCATCACTAGATGAAGAAACCAGAAAGGAATGTGCTATCCTATGTAGTGAGGCATCCATAAAGGAAGCAGGAGAATACTTTGCACCTAAATTGGGGGACAATAATACCTTACCTGCTAGGATTAACTTTGCCACCTATTGCTACTTCACTGGTATAGATATAGAGGATAGTTACCATCTAATCACTGTATCAGATGTAAGAAGAAGTCACTCAATGTTGACCTTAGATAGAATGACACAAATACATGGTAGATGCAGAAAGGATAATGGAATACTAAGTGAAACTATCATATATAACACCTTAGGATATGTATCAGTAATGGAAAGTATGGAAAAGTACACTGCCACTCTATTAAACAAAGCCCAAAAGGTACTCAAAGTACTTGAATCGGCAGATACTATCTCACAGGGGGATTATACCTTGACTGATCTATTTGCAATAATCAAAGAAGCCATAAGAGAGAAAGCACAAGAAAGAATTGCAGGGAATGAGTTAATTAACTTGACTAGAAAGGATATATATGGAAAGAATGTACCTGCCTACCTCAATATAGATTACATCATTGAAAGAACCGACTTATATGCCTCATATTTTATGCCTGAAACCTTGAAAGAAGTACTAGGTAAACAGGTTAACATCATTAGTTATAAATCCCTACCTTATGGTGTTTCTCCAGAGCAAAACAGCATAGAGAAAACCAATAAGGATGCACAGAATAAGTTGACAGATAGTTACATTCAAGAAGCCATAGATAACATCAAAGTATTATCAACCACAGGGCAGTTGAATGACAATACTTTGTACTTATACATTAGGCAAAGTAGAAGCAGGACAAAGATATTCTTAGAGAGATTCATTAAGCTCTACAAATATGTTGACCTTGATAGTTTGCTACATCAGCTATGGGAGATTAGAACAAGTAACAATATAGCTTACAAGAATCTCAATAATGCAGTTATGTATTGGGCACTAGATGAAGAGCATCCTTTCAAGGTTGCAATAAGAAGAAGTTTCACCTTAAATAAGAGCTATTCAGCAAGTGAGATACAAGAGATATTAGCTCCTATAGTCCAGTATCATCTACATAAGGTACTGAAACCTAGAAAGTATGTAGCCTTATTGAAAAGCATATATGCCACTGACAGGACATCTGGGAATAAGTACACCATCAGAGGAGAGAATCCAAGAGGTTTTAAAGAACATACTGGCAGGATAGCTACCAAAGAGAATAATTTGTTAAAGCTATTTATGTTATAG
- the folD gene encoding bifunctional methylenetetrahydrofolate dehydrogenase/methenyltetrahydrofolate cyclohydrolase FolD — translation MTLIDGKAISEQVKQEIAAEVAEIVARGGKRPHLAAILVGHDGGSETYVAAKVKACEVCGFKSSLIRYESDVTEEELLAKVRELNEDDDVDGFIVQLPLPKHISEQKVIETIDYRKDVDGFHPINVGRMSIGLPCYVSATPNGILELLKRYEIETSGKKCVVLGRSNIVGKPMAALMMQKAYPGDATVTVCHSRSKDLVKECQEADIIIAALGQPNFVKAEMVKEGAVVIDVGTTRVPDATKKSGFKLTGDVKFDEVAPKCSFITPVPGGVGPMTIVSLMKNTLLAGKKAIYL, via the coding sequence ATGACTCTGATAGACGGAAAAGCCATTTCCGAACAAGTGAAACAAGAGATTGCAGCCGAAGTGGCCGAAATTGTGGCTCGTGGCGGAAAACGCCCGCACCTGGCAGCTATCCTTGTGGGACACGATGGTGGCAGCGAAACGTATGTGGCCGCCAAAGTAAAAGCCTGCGAAGTATGCGGATTCAAATCCTCACTTATCCGTTACGAAAGTGACGTGACCGAGGAAGAACTGCTAGCCAAAGTGCGCGAACTGAATGAGGACGACGATGTGGACGGCTTCATCGTGCAACTCCCGTTACCGAAACATATCTCCGAGCAGAAAGTAATTGAGACAATCGATTACCGTAAAGACGTAGACGGCTTCCACCCGATAAACGTAGGGCGTATGTCCATCGGGCTTCCCTGCTATGTGTCCGCTACTCCCAACGGTATCCTCGAACTGCTGAAACGCTATGAAATAGAGACTTCGGGCAAGAAATGCGTCGTGCTCGGACGCAGCAACATCGTCGGCAAACCGATGGCTGCACTGATGATGCAAAAGGCTTATCCGGGTGACGCCACCGTAACCGTATGCCACAGCCGCAGCAAAGACCTGGTGAAAGAATGCCAGGAAGCTGATATTATTATCGCTGCTTTGGGACAGCCAAACTTCGTGAAAGCCGAAATGGTGAAAGAAGGCGCAGTAGTTATTGATGTAGGTACTACCCGCGTGCCGGACGCTACAAAGAAATCCGGATTCAAACTGACCGGCGACGTGAAGTTTGATGAAGTGGCTCCGAAGTGTTCATTCATCACTCCCGTACCGGGTGGCGTCGGGCCGATGACGATTGTATCGTTAATGAAAAACACACTCCTAGCCGGTAAGAAAGCCATTTATCTATGA
- a CDS encoding JAB domain-containing protein, with protein sequence MDSIMNVAEVQLSYKSNVKSSTRYKINSSQDAYELLIKYFPDDTIEYKESFKVVLLNQSNRVLGIVPISEGGISATYVDVRLILQAALLANATQVILAHNHPSGSMKPSTLDDALTEKVKKAAELMEIHVADHVILSPEKEYYSYYDEGKL encoded by the coding sequence ATGGACAGTATAATGAATGTAGCAGAGGTTCAATTGAGCTATAAAAGCAATGTCAAATCATCAACTAGATACAAGATAAATAGCTCACAAGATGCCTATGAACTATTGATAAAGTACTTCCCTGATGATACAATAGAATACAAGGAAAGCTTTAAAGTAGTACTGCTTAATCAGTCTAACAGAGTACTGGGTATAGTACCTATTTCAGAAGGTGGAATATCTGCAACTTATGTAGATGTGAGGTTGATATTACAAGCTGCCTTATTGGCTAATGCAACACAGGTAATATTGGCACATAATCACCCTTCTGGAAGCATGAAACCCAGTACTTTGGATGATGCTTTGACTGAAAAGGTCAAGAAGGCAGCAGAACTCATGGAGATTCATGTAGCAGACCATGTAATCTTAAGCCCAGAGAAGGAATACTACTCCTATTATGATGAAGGAAAACTATAA